One Salmo trutta chromosome 24, fSalTru1.1, whole genome shotgun sequence genomic region harbors:
- the LOC115161536 gene encoding uncharacterized protein LOC115161536 — translation MKQQDEINTLEQLRVLLSKVQEEPAVAVSGYSGSDIKRCITWLLSFVEYLGAMKETFDEKVVVPLCENLYVIEEDESTAASSDQTISFTSEPQSPAPTSVTKVANELLVLRRRWALMLVPGPIKAENFSLLTYTDGADRFTERFAKVQWLVPDILYKSSRAAELAYQWVNLHQCGHRGRRVGASGLEVTETAPKRSTGQRWEASDDHILVAVERRGEGMAGEAQARLMESRMELMALAGKEHRVLSLEVRLEKATYRIQDLQAKLRQERLLVESTAPQEASDVGERKTEELVLNPSLELERRLRIERYHRKILLGDLLMELKIRPVLIRYTDMVRDRCRQQEETLLAMEGSMGSRFPSKPESLNLSKQ, via the exons ATGAAACAGCAGGATGAAATCAACACCTTGGAGCAGCTGCGGGTTCTCCTCTCCAAGGTTCAAGAGGAGCCTGCAGTGGCAGTCAGTGGCTACAGTGGCTCGGACATAAAACGCTGCATCACCTGGCTTCTCTCTTTCGTCGAATATCTCGGCGCCATGAAAGAGACCTTTGACGAGAAAGTGGTAGTCCCTCTCTGCGAGAACCTGTACGTAATTGAGGAAGATGAGAGCACTGCCGCTTCTTCTGATCAGACTATCTCTTTCACCTCTGAGCCTCAAAGCCCGGCCCCTACATCTGTGACTAAGGTGGCCAATGAGCTCCTTGTTCTCCGACGCAGATGGGCTTTGATGCTCGTCCCTGGTCCAATCAAGGCAGAGAACTTCAGTCTACTGACCTATACTGATGGGGCTGATCGGTTCACTGAGCGGTTCGCCAAGGTCCAATGGCTTGTACCAGATATCCTCTATAAGAGCTCTAGGGCTGCCGAACTTGCCTATCAGTGGGTGAACCTGCACCAGTGTGGGCACCGTGGTAGAAGAGTAGGGGCCAGTGGGTTGGAGGTTACAGAGACAGCCCCAAAGAGGTCTACTGGCCAGAGATGGGAAGCGAGTGATGACCATATCCTGGTTGCGgtagaaaggagaggggagggaatgGCTGGAGAGGCCCAAGCCAGACTGATGGAGTCTAGGATGGAGCTCATGGCTTTGGCCGGGAAAGAGCATAGGGTGCTATCTCTGGAGGTGAGGTTAGAGAAGGCCACCTACAGGATCCAGGACCTCCAGGCCAAGCTCCGACAGGAGAGGTTGCTGGTAGAAAGTACGGCCCCGCAGGAGGCCAGTGATGTGGGGGAAAGGAAGACAGAGGAGCTGGTCCTCAACCCGAGTCTAGAGCTGGAGAGGAGGCTGAGGATAGAAAGGTACCATCGGAAGATACTGCTGGGAGACCTGCTGATGGAGCTTAAGATTCGCCCAGTTCTCATACGCTACACTGATATG GTGAGGGATCGATGCAGACAGCAGGAGGAGACACTACTGGCCATGGAGGGCAGTATGGGTAGCAGGTTCCCTTCAAAGCCTGAGAGCCTCAACCTCTCCAAACAGTGA